From the Rhodothermales bacterium genome, the window GGGTTGGTGGCGCGGCTGAAGTAGACAGCGCGTCGTGGGGATACCCAGACAGCGAACATGACGCCCGAAAACTGCGGACTCTAGCTGGCCTCGCGTGTCTGTTCGTCCAGGATGCGCTGGATACTGGCGCGTGCTTGCTCGACGTTCGGCTGGAGGTCTGCGTCTGCGCCTTCCCACAGCTCAATCAGACGCGTATAGAAATCGATGGCCTCCGCATCGTTGCCGAGAGCTTCGTGCACTTCGCCCCTGCGAAGGTAGGAGGGCCCCAGGTAGAGAAGACCAAGGAAGCCGCCGGGCCCACTCAGCGTCGTATAATAAGTGAGAGCGTCTTCGAATCGGCCCATCTCCTTCAGTATTTCGGCCCGGACCCAGCGGTTGAAAGTCTCATCGACGATCATGTTGTTGGCGTAGTTCCAGTGGAGTGGGAAATGGGCCTCGTCCAGATGTGTGAGAGCTCTTTCGCGGTCCCCGTCGTGCCATGCTTGCAGAGCTCGTAGCAACTCCCCGAAATGATAACCCAGATTCGGACCCTCACCGTCGTACTCCAGTTCGCCAAGCGCTTCCAGCCGACGCTCGATATCCGCTTGATCCTGGAGCCGGTGGCTAACCAGTCCGGCTGCGAGCTCTCGAAGCGCCGGGCCCTGATCTCTCAGCGGCCGGGGCAGGACATTCTCATTTACCGTCAGCACCGTTTCGCGCACTTCGCTAAGGTGTTCATCGGAGAACGGGGCAAGGGGAGTAACGGCAAGTGCGGTTTCATATAGTGCCAAACCAGACGCCTGGCTTTCGTCTGCGGGTGCCATGGTCGCACTCAGAGATGCGGACTCGGAGACCCTCCCTCGAACGAACTTCAGCATGACCGAGGGTCCGGCCAGGTTTGGATTGTCCGGCGCGAGGTCCCGCATGACGTCGGCGTAGCGCTGAGCCGTTTCGAGGTCTTCGGTTACGGTTGCGCTGCTGACCGCGGCGAAGATCGCGATCTGGGGATTGGACCTGGCGGCTTCGACGATCTCATCCAGAAAGGCGTCCTCTCCTCGGCCTGCCGCGACGATCTTGTTTCTCACGGCGAATATCTGCGTCTCGTCCAGAGCCGGCCCGTAATTATCGAGAAGCGCTGCTACTCGCGTGGAATCGCGTTCCTTACCGGCGATGTCGATCAGGTGATACTGGGCCTCTCGATTCTCGGCATTGAGCGACAGAGCACGCTCCAGGGGTTCCCTCGCGAGAATTGACGGGTAGCCCTCCCGGTCTCCGTAGTGGTAAATGAGGTCGCCCAGTTTCAGCCACGCGGAGACATTTTCAGGCTGTTGTCTGACAAGATCCTCGTATATCGTCCGGGCATCGTCGAATCGCGCCTCCGAAGAGGCGCGCTCGGCACTAACCATCCGAACAACATCGGCGGGAAGTCGGTCGCTGTGTTCGACCGCCTTGTCAAGCGCTTTTTGGCGCTCCGCCGTGCCGAGTTGACCCGACCAGCCTAAGGCGTCTCGAAGCCGGTACCATGCGAGGGCGAAAGTGGAGTCTATTTCAACTGCCTCGCGCATGGAGACGGTACCTTCGTTGAAGCGTCCCTCGCTCATC encodes:
- a CDS encoding protein kinase encodes the protein MIGKTVSHYEILEELGRGGMGIVYKARDTRLDRDVALKFLPQQFTSDASARERFVREAKTASSLDHQHICTIHDIGESEDGQTYIVMAFYSGSTLKERIENGPIDLSEAVGIVVQAADGLAAAHRKGIVHRDIKPGNIIVTEEGVAKILDFGLAKLAGTAVELTAEDSTLGTAAYMSPEQARGDELDSRSDVWSLGVVLYEMLSGRRPFAADYEQALIYGILNEEPQPIQSVRPDVPDDLAEVVNAALSKDVDRRYATAAALADDLRAGSVPLASGVGISTHSGSVARTRMSSKSRLTMIVGGAAAAIAIALLAFGLLRTSSDDGPATEKSLVAVMPFSIQGDPDLQYLETGMVDLLTRKLDGAGTLRGVDPNALLGRLGEEVRGLRDPAEGQKLAAGFGAGQFILGSITKIGSDIQLNASLYDADGTLESEAQTTAKGDTELMASIDNLAQQLIAEQLSEAGQQLDRTAALTTESLPALKAFLVGERAMSEGRFNEGTVSMREAVEIDSTFALAWYRLRDALGWSGQLGTAERQKALDKAVEHSDRLPADVVRMVSAERASSEARFDDARTIYEDLVRQQPENVSAWLKLGDLIYHYGDREGYPSILAREPLERALSLNAENREAQYHLIDIAGKERDSTRVAALLDNYGPALDETQIFAVRNKIVAAGRGEDAFLDEIVEAARSNPQIAIFAAVSSATVTEDLETAQRYADVMRDLAPDNPNLAGPSVMLKFVRGRVSESASLSATMAPADESQASGLALYETALAVTPLAPFSDEHLSEVRETVLTVNENVLPRPLRDQGPALRELAAGLVSHRLQDQADIERRLEALGELEYDGEGPNLGYHFGELLRALQAWHDGDRERALTHLDEAHFPLHWNYANNMIVDETFNRWVRAEILKEMGRFEDALTYYTTLSGPGGFLGLLYLGPSYLRRGEVHEALGNDAEAIDFYTRLIELWEGADADLQPNVEQARASIQRILDEQTREAS